Within Micavibrio sp. TMED2, the genomic segment AATGGCGAAGTCACGCATCGCGGGCAGCCAGTCGGCCTCATCAGCACCCAGCCACTTGTCTCCATCACGTTTGGCCAGCGCCTCGCCCACATCCTTCAGGTACTCGCCCGGATACATGCCGGATGGTATCTCGCCGATCTCGTGACCGAGCGCTTCCTGATAGCGCAGATAGGTAGAACGGCCCAGAATCTCGACCTGATTGCCGGCATCGTTGATGTAATATTCCTTGGTGACCTCGGCCCCCGCCTTGTCCAGCAGGGTGGCGAGCGCATCACCGACAACCGCACCACGGGCATGGGCCGCGTGCAGCGGTCCGGTCGGGTTGGCAGAGACGTATTCCACATTGATGTTCTGGCCGTTCAGCAGATCGCTGTTACCAAAATCCTCACCATTTTCGAGGATCGCCCGCACCTGTTTCGCCCAGACGTCATCGGGCAGCCGCAGGTTGACGAAACCGGGACCTGCAACACTGGCCTCGGACACGGCATCGCTGGCACCAAGCCGCTCAACCAGCAGCGTTGCAATCTCGCGCGGGTTCTTCTTGGCCTGTTTCGCCAGCAGCATGGCAGCGTTGGTTGAAACATCGCCGTGGCTCGGATCGCGCGGCGGCTCGACCGTCATACGCCCGAGATCGAGACCGGCGGGCAACAGCCCTTCTTCTGACAGGCTCTCGAGCGTGGCTTTCAGCTGCGCTTCAACATTCCGGAATATATTGGTCATAACAGTTACTTACTGATTTTTTTCAAAGCTGAGATCAAACAGGCGTTGATATTCTTTCATGGCATAGCGATCGGTCATTCCGGCAATGTAATCACAGATGATCCGTGCCCGCCCGGCATCGGGGTCCTGCCCGGCCAATTCATAGGCCTGCGCGCTTCGCCCTGCGGCAGCCTGCCATTCGGTTGGCAGCGTGCCGGGCTCATTGAAGAATATCTCGAATAATTGCTGGACAATCCGCCGTGCCTTCGACGTCACCCGGTTGACCTTGTAATGGCGATACATGCGCGTGGCCAGAAAATCCCGAAGACTTTTCTCGTCGCGTTTCAGATTATCGCTGAACCGGATGATGGTTCGGCCTGCCTGCCGGATTTCATCAGCACTTGCCGGTTTCATGGCCATCAGGGTGGTGCGGGCATTACCGATCACATCCTCGACCATACGGTTGATCATTCGGCGGATAACTTCATGGATCAGCCGTGGCTCGGCCAGCCCCGGATGCTGTTCCCGGACATCGGCGATCAGGTCACCGACCAGCGGCAGCTCGGCCACATCATCCAGATCAAAGAACCCCGCCCGCAAACCGTCATCCAGATCATGGTTGTTATAGGCAATGTCATCAGCCAGCGCCGCGACCTGCGCTTCCAGTGAGGCGTAGCTGTCGAGCTGCAGGTCAAAACGCTTGTTCAATCCGGCAATGGTCGGCGGCACATCGGGCATGCCCTCGGCCACCAGCGGGCCATTATGTTTGGCGACGCCTTCAAGGGTTTCCCAGGTCAGGTTGAGCCCCTCAAACCCGGCATAGCGGGCCTCAAGCTCAGTCAGTACGCGAATGGTCTGGTCATTGTGGTCAAAACCGCCATAGGGGGCCATAACCTCATGCATGGCGTCCTCGCCCGCATGACCAAATGGCGTATGACCGAGATCATGGGCCAGCGCCACGGCTTCCGCCAGATCTTCGTCGAGGCCGAGCTGGCGGCTGATCGAGCGGGCAATCTGCGCCACCTCAAGGCTATGGGTCAGCCGGGTGCGGAAATAATCACCCTCGTGATAGACGAAAACCTGGGTCTTGTATTTCAGCTTCCGGAACGCACCGGCATGGACGATCCGGTCCCGATCACGCTGGAATGGCGAGCGGGTCGGACTCTCATCCTCCGGCAGCAAACGGCCACGGGTGACCGACGGATCGCAGGCATAGGCGGCGCGGGCATGGAATACCGGGACAAACGGCTTGTGGATGGGTGTCGTGCTGTCAGGCATATCTCGTGAGCCATCATTCCGGAAAACGGCGAAACAGTTGGCGCAACGCTAGTCAGAACTGCCCCGATCAGCAAGCAATCAGCGCGCTATTTTTCAAGACAGGGGCACGGGTGATACGCATTCGCTTCAACATCGGCCATGGAGCGACTATATTAACGGTAACCGGGCCCTGCGCCCGCCCAAGTGCAGGAAGTTTGATATGTCAGAAACCACCACCATTGATCGCAGTACAGCCCCTGATCCGGCCGGTCGCAAATTCGGCCTGACCGACAGCGCCGTCAAACGCATTGCCAGACTGCGTGAGCTTGAGGGCAATCCGAAACTGATGATGCGGGTCAGCGTCATCGGTGGCGGCTGCTCGGGGTTCCAATATGTCTTCGACTTTGATGAGACCATCAACGACGATGATCATATCTTTGAAAAGAATGAGATTTCAGTGCTCGTTGATGACACGTCTCTCGATCTGCTCGACGGTGCCGAGCTCGACTTCAAGGAAGATCTGGTAGGCCAGTATTTTCAGGTCAGCAACCCGAATGCGTCGAGCGCCTGCGGTTGTGGTACATCCTTCTCTATCGCCTGATCTCTTGATTAGCGACTGAGCCGATCGCGGCTTGAGTGTCCGGCACCTGTCCGATAGAGATGTGTTCCAACATTTCCAATCACCCCAAAGGCAGCCTGGTACCGTGACCATCATTGCAAGCTGGAACGTCAATTCTGTCCGCGCCCGGATCGATAATATCACCGCTTGGCTCGACGAGACCAAGCCGGATATTGCCCTGCTGCAGGAAATCAAAGTCCAGACCGACAGCTTCCCGCAGGAACCGTTTGACACTCTCGGCTATAATCTCGCGGTTCTCGGCCAGAAGTCGTACAACGGTGTCGCCATTCTCTCGAAAGCGCCGATCCATGATGTGATGGAAGGCTTGCCCGGCGATGACAGCGATGAACAGGCCCGTTATCTCGAGGCGGAAATCAACGGGTTCCGGGTTGCGACCATCTATCTGCCGAACGGCAACCCGCCCGGCAGCGCCGATGAGCATTCGGAGAAATACAGCTATAAACTCAACTGGATGAAGCGCTTGCGCGATCGGGTCGAGACGCTGCTCGCCGATGATGTACCGTTCATTCTTGGCGGCGATTACAATGTCATTCCGGCCGAGGAAGATGCCGCCGATATCAAGGCATGGCTGAATGACGCCCTCTACCTGCCCCCAACCCGGCAGGCATTCCGCAGCCTGCTCAATCTCGGGCTGACCGATGCTTTCCGCGCCATCAATCAGGCGGCTGGGCAATATACCTTCTGGGATTATCAGGCAGGTGCCTGGCAACGGGACAATGGCATCCGCATTGACCACTTCCTGCTGTCACCGGCCATGACCGACCGGTTGCAGAATTGCTGGATTGACCGGAAGCCGAGGGGCGAGCCCAAGGCTTCCGATCACACGCCAATTCTGGTCGAGATCGCTGACTAGAAACTGCCAGTATCAGATATCTGCAAACACATGGGTTTCAGCCGATGCGCCGGGATGGGTAACAGCCCCCTTCTCGGCACTGCCGACGGTCTGGGCATATTTCCAGATCGCACCTGACTGGTAATCGGTCGTGCGTGGCTTCCAGCTCTTGCGGCGCTCTTCCAGCTCGGCATCGCTCAGATCAACCGAGATTTCCCCGGTATTGGCATCAAGGGTGATGATGTCGCCGTCTTTCAGCAGACCAATCGGACCACCGACCGCCGCTTCCGGTCCCACATGGCCGACACAGAAACCGCGGGTAGCTCCAGAGAACCGGCCATCGGTGATCAGGGCGACCTTGTCCCCTGCACCCTGACCATAAAGAGCCGCCGTGGTTGCCAGCATCTCGCGCATACCGGGACCGCCCTTTGGTCCTTCATAACGGATAACCAGAACCTCGCCTTCCTTGTATTCGCGGCGCTCAACGGCAGCAAATGCATCTTCCTCGCAATCAAAGCAACGGGCCGGTCCAGTGAACTGCAGTTCCTGCATACCCGCGACCTTCACAATCGCACCTTCAGGCGCGAGATTGCCGCGCAGGCCGACAACACCGCCGGTCGGGGTGATCGGCTTGGAAACGCGATAGACCACGTCCTGATCTTCCGGGAACTGGATATTGGCCACGTTCTCGGCAAGCGTCTTACCGGTCACGGTCATGCAATCGCCATGGAGGTAACCGGCGTCGAGCAGTTCCTTGATCACCACGGAAACGCCGCCTACTTCGTAAAGGTCCTTGGCGACATATTTTCCGCCCGGCTTCAGATTGGCGATGTAAGGCGTTTTCTTGAAGATTTCAGCCACTTCATGCAGATCGAAGTCGATGCCCGCCTCATGGGCAATCGCTGGCAGATGCAGCGCGCCATTGGTGGAGCCACCGGTGGCGGCAACCACGGCAGCCGCATTCTCCAGCGACTTGCGGGTGACGATATCGCGCGGACGGATGCCGGATTTCAGCAGTTCAACAACCGCACGACCGGATGCTTCGGCATAGGCGTCGCGGCTCTCATATGGTGCCGGGGCACCGGAAGAGTTCGGTAGCGCAAGGCCAATGGCTTCGGCAACACAGGCCATGGTATTGGCGGTGAACTGGCCACCACAGGAACCGGCCGATGGGCAGGCAACGCATTCAAGGGCGTGCAGGTCCTCATCGCTCATGTTACCGGCGGAATGCTGACCCACAGCCTCGAACACGTTCTGGACGGTGACATCCTGCCCCTTGTGACGACCCGGCAGGATGGAGCCACCATAGAGGAAGACGCTCGGCACATTGAGGCGCACCATGACCATCATCATGCCCGGCAGCGACTTGTCGCAACCGGCAAGGCCGACCATGGCATCATAGCAATGGCCACGCATGGTGAGCTCAACGGAATCAGCGATCACTTCACGGGACACCAGTGAGGACTTCATCCCGGCATGGCCCATGGCGATACCATCGGTCACGGTGATGGTGCAGAACTCACGTGGCGTGGCATGGGCTGCCTTGACGCCGAGCTTGACCGCCTGTGCCTGACGCGACAGGGAAATATTGCAGGGTGCCGCCTCGTTCCAGCAGGTAGCGACGCCGATAAAGGGCTGTTTGATCTCTTCATCGGTCATACCCATCGCATAGTAGTATGAGCGATGCGGCGCGCGCTCTGGCCCAATCGAGACATAACGGCTGGGCAGTTTGGATTTGTCCCACACGGTTTTCGGTTCATCCAATGGCATGATATGAGCTTCCCTCTGTAGAAGTCTGATTTAGCGTTGATTTTCCGCTTGTTGTAATTCGTCTTCGGTCATCTGGGCATTGTCGATGGAGCGCCGGAACTGCAGCGGGTTATCCATGGTTGGCAGGATGATTTCACCAATACCCATGCCGCGCACGACAACAACACCATAGCCGAAAATCCGGCCCCAGAAACTCTGATAGACATTACAGCCCTCGATGCGGTCGATATTCACCTCATCGGAACGCCGGGCCACAACCCCACGTTTGAAGATCAGGCGGCGGTTGGTCACCACCATCTCGGTCGCCCGCTTGCGCAGCATCATGACCAAAAAGCGCAGGAAACCGTACAGGGTCATCACCAGCGCCG encodes:
- a CDS encoding deoxyguanosinetriphosphate triphosphohydrolase, which produces MPDSTTPIHKPFVPVFHARAAYACDPSVTRGRLLPEDESPTRSPFQRDRDRIVHAGAFRKLKYKTQVFVYHEGDYFRTRLTHSLEVAQIARSISRQLGLDEDLAEAVALAHDLGHTPFGHAGEDAMHEVMAPYGGFDHNDQTIRVLTELEARYAGFEGLNLTWETLEGVAKHNGPLVAEGMPDVPPTIAGLNKRFDLQLDSYASLEAQVAALADDIAYNNHDLDDGLRAGFFDLDDVAELPLVGDLIADVREQHPGLAEPRLIHEVIRRMINRMVEDVIGNARTTLMAMKPASADEIRQAGRTIIRFSDNLKRDEKSLRDFLATRMYRHYKVNRVTSKARRIVQQLFEIFFNEPGTLPTEWQAAAGRSAQAYELAGQDPDAGRARIICDYIAGMTDRYAMKEYQRLFDLSFEKNQ
- a CDS encoding iron-sulfur cluster assembly accessory protein, with the translated sequence MSETTTIDRSTAPDPAGRKFGLTDSAVKRIARLRELEGNPKLMMRVSVIGGGCSGFQYVFDFDETINDDDHIFEKNEISVLVDDTSLDLLDGAELDFKEDLVGQYFQVSNPNASSACGCGTSFSIA
- a CDS encoding exodeoxyribonuclease III; the protein is MTIIASWNVNSVRARIDNITAWLDETKPDIALLQEIKVQTDSFPQEPFDTLGYNLAVLGQKSYNGVAILSKAPIHDVMEGLPGDDSDEQARYLEAEINGFRVATIYLPNGNPPGSADEHSEKYSYKLNWMKRLRDRVETLLADDVPFILGGDYNVIPAEEDAADIKAWLNDALYLPPTRQAFRSLLNLGLTDAFRAINQAAGQYTFWDYQAGAWQRDNGIRIDHFLLSPAMTDRLQNCWIDRKPRGEPKASDHTPILVEIAD
- a CDS encoding dihydroxy-acid dehydratase, whose amino-acid sequence is MPLDEPKTVWDKSKLPSRYVSIGPERAPHRSYYYAMGMTDEEIKQPFIGVATCWNEAAPCNISLSRQAQAVKLGVKAAHATPREFCTITVTDGIAMGHAGMKSSLVSREVIADSVELTMRGHCYDAMVGLAGCDKSLPGMMMVMVRLNVPSVFLYGGSILPGRHKGQDVTVQNVFEAVGQHSAGNMSDEDLHALECVACPSAGSCGGQFTANTMACVAEAIGLALPNSSGAPAPYESRDAYAEASGRAVVELLKSGIRPRDIVTRKSLENAAAVVAATGGSTNGALHLPAIAHEAGIDFDLHEVAEIFKKTPYIANLKPGGKYVAKDLYEVGGVSVVIKELLDAGYLHGDCMTVTGKTLAENVANIQFPEDQDVVYRVSKPITPTGGVVGLRGNLAPEGAIVKVAGMQELQFTGPARCFDCEEDAFAAVERREYKEGEVLVIRYEGPKGGPGMREMLATTAALYGQGAGDKVALITDGRFSGATRGFCVGHVGPEAAVGGPIGLLKDGDIITLDANTGEISVDLSDAELEERRKSWKPRTTDYQSGAIWKYAQTVGSAEKGAVTHPGASAETHVFADI